Proteins from a genomic interval of Phlebotomus papatasi isolate M1 chromosome 3, Ppap_2.1, whole genome shotgun sequence:
- the LOC129806738 gene encoding uncharacterized protein LOC129806738, producing the protein MHAKIRGGIISAVTRAENYIDGYSEEERSLPSYVTNLRTQLSLVTSMREKYIGVQDTIIEQQVSDAKKQAEIVSKEQFLQRCDDLIERIEAFIHDAPNSSSSDSEDTKAGSSTQGDFTRYFLTFMRRSEERHQQQMEMLMGTFNNSTPDERFETVKALSLCRNCFARHLTNTCTYHKCNKCQGRHNVLLHEKYASGRPPNPASDTSNGKPPTSHGNPTPPPAPTNSGSIVNTCSSVTDHNDMPPRVFLATAVVNVLTDSGQMIPCRILLDGGATVNVVSSNMAARLGLPTFPSRLSICGVNASRSRSNAFTYVTILSRTSSIRFNSKCFILPQVTGSIPSWPVDDSNIHIPQDVALADPQWAVSRPVDMLLCGNHYWASWLNDSIELGPGLPHLKDTVFGYVVVGEQEPIPPPDGLAFSATSLDESLHKFWEAEDLSENVNYTEDEIAAERHFASTYKRDVDGRFIVQLPFREDPRILGESRPLAIRQFLALERKFEKNPKLREAYSEIIRDQLYKQWIEPVHGDPKGPVFYMPHHGVVKESSVSTKLRIVYNASAKSSSGFSLNDILRIGPVVQLDLATILLNFRKHAYAMTADINKMYLQILLHPSHSDFQRFVWRENKSTPIQDFRIKRVCFGVASSPFLATRTLVQVANETKDSYPLASEALKTTFYVDDCLISVKSLEEGRIIQSQLIKVLDSAGFPLTKWVTNHHDLQPASANESNIIQISDETTSALGITWNAKSDHFFFRPPISVDEACNSKRKVMSAIAKLFDPLGLVGPVIIEAKLILQDAHKTKCEWDSVLPDDLIRRWTNYVINLQHLGEILIPRWVSDSLSPSSTELHVFSDASQRAYGVCIYLVTRTVEGDVCSHLLTSKSRIAPLKESTIPKLELRGAHLAAELASKVKEHYKPDAIYYWCDSTIVLYWLQGSPDHYKIFVSNRVRRIQMLSDRTQWRYVPTHCNPADIISRGVTPQQLQDLDLWWHGPSWLTKSRSAWPPEFPPPGPSSEPSSTIMLETIDEEAEMEQSILSKLLSRYSSLTKIQRIIAYGRRFYLPRALKEGLTITPIEMEEALNKLIYMDQQENFPGLADNLRKRGTITLPKWKHLLALAPFVDSDGLIRVGGRLEEAPISYQSKHPILLPKSVLTKRIIAHEHHHNLHASPTVLLATLRQRYWPLSARNIIRSVVHNCLRCTRTKPRPLQQLMGNLPSQRVTLYRPFQSTGVDYAGPILYRPSVQRGSTARKLGQMKGYIAVFVCMATKAAHLEFVSSLTTEAFLAAFRRFAARRNTPSHMYSDCGTTFEGASRELSKLLRQEQMQKEIKEGTVDCGTTWHFIPARAPHHGGLWEACVKAVKYYLSRVTQNANLTFEELSTILCQIESILNSRPISLMSDDPNEREFLTPGHFLTGVPGNFPPDPDLTEIPENRLNLWQRCQQRVQHFSKKFHLVYLNTLQQRSKWRVDQPNLKLGEVVLVLDEAQLGTKWVLGQVSEIHPGRDGRVRVISVKTSKGLYTRPITKIARLFIDDKVLASNQS; encoded by the exons ATGCATGCAAAGATTAGAGGAGGTATCATCTCTGCGGTCACTCGTGCAGAGAACTACATTGACGGGTATTCTGAGGAAGAGAGGAGTTTGCCAAGCTATGTGACCAACTTGAGGACTCAGCTTAGCCTAGTGACGTCCATGAGAGAGAAATACATCGGTGTACAGGACACCATCATCGAGCAGCAGGTCAGCGACGCGAAGAAGCAAGCAGAGATAGTCAGCAAGGAGCAATTTTTGCAACGCTGTGATGATCTGATCGAACGCATCGAAGCCTTCATTCATGATGCTCCTAACTCCTCATCTAGCGATAGTGAGGACACCAAGGCAGGATCTTCAACTCAAGGTGACTTCACCCGCTACTTTCTCACCTTCATGAGACGATCAGAGGAACGGCACCAGCAGCAAATGGAGATGCTTATGGGGACCTTCAACAACTCG ACACCTGATGAGCGCTTTGAAACAGTCAAAGCATTAAGCCTTTGTCGTAACTGCTTCGCTCGACATTTGACTAATACATGCACCTACCACAAATGTAACAAATGTCAGGGACGTCATAATGTGCTTCTTCATGAGAAGTACGCATCAGGACGTCCTCCAAATCCAGCTTCAGATACATCGAATGGGAAACCTCCTACTTCTCACGGTAACCCTACTCCTCCACCAGCTCCCACCAATTCAGGGTCGATTGTCAATACTTGCTCTTCCGTAACTGACCACAATGATATGCCTCCCCGTGTCTTTCTTGCGACCGCTGTGGTTAATGTTCTCACGGACTCCGGACAGATGATTCCCTGCAGAATATTGCTTGATGGTGGAGCTACGGTGAATGTCGTTAGTTCCAATATGGCTGCACGCTTAGGTCTACCAACGTTCCCTTCTCGATTATCAATTTGTGGCGTGAATGCTTCTCGATCACGCTCCAATGCATTCACATACGTGACAATTCTGTCCAGAACATCTTCAATTCGATTTAATTCGAAATGCTTCATCTTGCCTCAAGTCACCGGAAGCATACCTAGTTGGCCGGTCGACGATTCTAATATTCACATTCCTCAAGATGTCGCTCTTGCGGACCCCCAATGGGCTGTATCTAGACCTGTTGACATGCTTCTTTGTGGAAACCATTACTGGGCTAGTTGGTTGAATGATAGCATCGAGTTAGGCCCAGGGTTGCCACACTTGAAAGACACAGTATTTGGCTACGTTGTTGTTGGGGAACAAGAGCCCATTCCACCTCCTGATGGCCTTGCATTTTCTGCTACTTCTTTGGATGAGTCCTTGCATAAGTTTTGGGAAGCGGAAGACCTATCTGAGAATGTGAACTATACAGAAGACGAAATTGCTGCCGAACGTCATTTTGCCTCCACATATAAGCGCGATGTTGATGGAAGGTTTATTGTTCAACTTCCCTTTCGAGAAGACCCACGCATACTGGGAGAGTCCAGGCCTCTCGCTATTCGCCAATTTCTTGCTTTGGAGcgcaaatttgagaaaaaccctaaaTTAAGGGAAGCATATTCCGAGATCATTCGTGATCAATTGTATAAACAATGGATTGAACCTGTCCATGGTGACCCAAAGGGTCCTGTTTTCTATATGCCTCACCATGGTGTTGTAAAAGAGTCTTCTGTCTCGACCAAACTAAGGATTGTGTACAATGCCAGTGCAAAATCTTCCTCGGGGTTCAGTCTAAATGATATCTTGCGCATTGGACCAGTCGTACAGCTTGATCTGGCCACTATTTTACTGAATTTCCGAAAGCATGCGTACGCAATGACCGCTGacataaataaaatgtatttacaAATCTTACTTCATCCCTCACATTCAGACTTTCAGAGGTTTGTTTGGCGAGAAAATAAATCAACACCTATTCAAGATTTTCGCATTAAACGAGTTTGTTTTGGGGTGGCTTCGTCACCATTCTTGGCAACAAGAACACTTGTTCAAGTAGCCAATGAAACAAAGGATTCATATCCACTCGCTTCAGAAGCACTCAAAACTACATTTTACGTTGACGATTGTCTCATCTCCGTAAAGTCTCTTGAAGAAGGGCGCATCATTCAATCTCAGCTTATCAAGGTGTTGGATAGTGCAGGATTTCCCCTCACAAAGTGGGTTACCAATCATCATGATTTGCAACCAGCTTCAGCCAATGAATCCAATATCATTCAGATTAGTGATGAGACGACAAGTGCATTGGGCATTACTTGGAATGCTAAGTCAGATCATTTTTTCTTTCGTCCACCTATTTCTGTTGATGAGGCATGCAATTCAAAACGAAAGGTGATGTCAGCCATTGCAAAATTATTTGACCCTTTGGGATTGGTGGGTCCCGTCATTATTGAGGCAAAGCTCATTCTTCAAGATGCCCATAAAACAAAATGTGAATGGGACAGTGTTTTACCTGACGATTTAATTCGGAGATGGACAAATTATGTTATCAATCTCCAGCACTTGGGTGAGATTCTGATCCCACGTTGGGTCTCTGATTCGCTTTCCCCATCTTCGACGGAACTTCATGTTTTTTCCGACGCTAGTCAGCGAGCGTACGGAGTCTGCATTTATCTCGTCACGAGAACAGTTGAGGGAGATGTCTGTTCACATCTTTTGACATCGAAATCTAGGATTGCACCGCTCAAAGAATCCACTATTCCAAAATTGGAACTCCGGGGAGCGCATTTGGCAGCCGAATTGGCGTCCAAAGTCAAAGAGCATTACAAACCCGATGCGATTTATTATTGGTGCGATTCTACCATTGTCTTGTACTGGCTTCAAGGATCTCCTGACCATTACAAAATCTTCGTCAGCAATCGAGTTCGGAGGATCCAAATGCTTTCCGATCGTACTCAATGGAGATATGTCCCTACGCATTGCAATCCAGCAGACATCATCTCTAGAGGTGTAACACCGCAGCAGCTTCAAGATTTGGATCTATGGTGGCATGGACCATCTTGGTTGACAAAGTCTAGGTCTGCTTGGCCACCAGAGTTTCCACCACCAGGACCATCTTCCGAACCATCTTCCACCATTATGCTCGAGACAATTGATGAAGAGGCCGAAATGGAACAGTCAATTCTCTCCAAACTTCTCTCTCGCTACTCTTCGTTGACAAAAATTCAGAGAATTATTGCCTACGGTCGTCGATTCTATCTTCCACGTGCTTTGAAGGAGGGTCTTACCATTACACCAATTGAGATGGAAGAGGCATTGAACAAACTAATCTACATGGATCAGCAGGAGAATTTTCCTGGTCTTGCAGATAACTTGCGAAAGCGAGGAACCATCACGCTTCCAAAATGGAAACATTTGCTAGCTCTTGCCCCATTCGTAGATTCAGACGGTCTCATAAGAGTAGGTGGTCGCCTAGAAGAAGCTCCTATCTCTTACCAGTCGAAACATCCTATTTTACTACCAAAATCTGTGCTTACTAAACGAATAATTGCTCACGAGCATCATCACAACCTCCATGCGTCTCCAACAGTACTACTCGCTACATTGAGGCAAAGGTACTGGCCACTTTCTGCTCGAAACATTATACGAAGCGTTGTCCACAACTGTTTGCGATGCACTCGTACCAAACCTCGTCCACTTCAGCAGCTCATGGGCAACTTGCCATCCCAGCGTGTCACTCTGTATCGCCCATTCCAATCCACAGGCGTGGATTACGCAGGACCCATTCTCTACCGCCCCTCAGTTCAAAGAGGATCTACTGCAAGGAAATTGGGGCAAATGAAAGGCTATATAGCAGTTTTCGTTTGCATGGCTACGAAAGCTGCACATCTGGAATTTGTATCAAGCTTGACTACAGAAGCATTTCTAGCAGCTTTTCGACGCTTTGCGGCGAGGAGAAATACACCGAGTCACATGTATTCAGACTGCGGCACCACGTTCGAGGGAGCATCGCGGGAATTATCCAAACTCCTTAGACAGGAACAGATGCAGAAGGAGATTAAGGAAGGAACTGTGGATTGTGGCACAACTTGGCATTTCATACCAGCTAGAGCTCCTCACCACGGTGGCTTGTGGGAAGCTTGTGtaaaagcagtaaaatattatctTTCGCGAGTCACTCAAAATGCAAACCTCACATTTGAGGAGCTTTCGACAATCCTATGTCAAATAgagtcaattttaaatagtaggCCCATCTCTCTAATGTCCGATGACCCCAATGAAAGGGAATTTTTGACACCTGGTCATTTCTTGACAGGTGTCCCAGGGAATTTTCCTCCCGATCCTGACCTTACGGAAATCCCAGAAAATCGTTTAAACCTTTGGCAACGTTGCCAGCAAAGAGTTCAACATTTCTCTAAGAAGTTCCACCTTGTTTATTTAAACACGCTTCAGCAGAGATCTAAGTGGAGGGTGGATCAACCAAATTTAAAGCTAGGAGAAGTAGTTCTTGTTTTAGATGAAGCTCAACTAGGCACTAAATGGGTTTTAGGTCAGGTCTCAGAAATTCACCCGGGGAGAGATGGGCGCGTCAGAGTAATTTCAGTTAAAACGTCTAAGGGCCTTTATACTCGTCCCATAACAAAAATAGCAAGACTATTTATTGATGATAAGGTCCTTGCTTCCAATCAATCGTAA